A genomic stretch from Clavelina lepadiformis chromosome 5, kaClaLepa1.1, whole genome shotgun sequence includes:
- the LOC143459879 gene encoding tubulin polyglutamylase TTLL7-like has product MKLHDGDHQFQPSERVKKKRRKSCITANTANCKYDLVRASIEANGMALLKEDSAESVSAYLHWHDSVVPFERFQALKEYQHINHFPSMGEICRKDLLARNMAKMKRARPDEFNFTPRTWNMPSEYNLLLLHAKDAKNAGKKASTFIQKPANGAMGNGIQLFRNAEKIQPSEHTIVQEYLDKPLLLDGYKMDLRLYVLITSCDPLRIFLYQDGLVRLSTEKYAKPSEHNVDQVYMHLTNYSVNKQNDKFERHSDFDRGSKRSIKSLLHHLKHAGYDTNTLWQNISDLVVKTVIVASPHLLHSYRMCRPGQSPHSASVCFEVLGFDIFLDKKLKPWLLEVNRAPSFGGDEKIDQDIKGGVLHDALNLINIRASDKRRNLAQQKSITQKRLFMHSKSRLTPDNLSATEQRKALVSQRKEQLKTKLAWLRKEAAREEFEDANMRGYKRIYPCHDKKHSERYSNLIATAFKMFQTQCAPLQRNEHYRPENEDMLIDLIEQCEIEEGLIPKSSKSLSSMPTLPPSRSGSSKHQQRSYFDTSSSSHSSSEDDEDEFLHLHKNISSARSRSRQDALKPSTNAIHRKSPRIQRKKSLEKKMDIEETLTSSSLAMYKLPLPETRLQTAPVRGSKTRNVRAPSAITAGVHRLHSPNKYLSRLVIPEPRPVKLLSQEREIERTEQTLLALQKTRIKFPGKSDVEADNTLDNIMKNWKYHKPRVASYWLVKLDSTKRQKVIDIVRNSVRIVMQKIWRSSNTDSLRLTRLFNRVFNRLHWSHGQGLWSCFTTSSNSWETILSKSTDTVTLVELNCCRRVVHLCKDCLLIVYQFANDVSDHVVKADVPGQLRPAHERYQTSQLYRRPLTEPTNPVERPGLKSFHNVPARFSRSSITTAKYHLLSSRP; this is encoded by the exons ATGAAGTTGCATGATGGGGATCATCAATTTCAGCCATCTGAACGAGTGAAGAAAAAGCGCAGAAAAAGCTGCATTACTGCAAACACTGCTAATTGCAAATATGACCTTG TTAGAGCCAGCATAGAAGCAAATGGGATGGCACTTTTAAAGGAAGATTCGGCTGAGTCCGTATCAGCATACCTACACTGGCATGATTCAGTTGTACCATTTGAACGTTTTCAAGCATTAAAAGAGTATCAACACATCAACCACTTTCCAAGCATGGGTGAAATTTGTCGAAAAGATTTACTTGCTCGAAATATGGCCAA AATGAAGCGAGCTCGACCGGATGAATTTAACTTCACTCCTCGGACCTGGAACATGCCATCAGAATATAACTTACTTCTGCTTCATGCCAAGGATGCTAAGAATGCTGGCAAGAAGGCCTCAACTTTTATTCAAAAACCTGCCAATGGAGCAATGGGAAATGG TATTCAGCTGTTCAGAAATGCAGAAAAGATTCAACCTTCCGAACACACCATTGTGCAAGAATACCTTGATAAACCATTGCTTCTTGATGGATATAAAATGGATTTACGTTTATATGTTTTGATTACAAGCTGCGATCCTCTAAGGATATTTTTATACCAAGATGGGCTAGTTAGATTAAGCACTGAAAAGTATGCCAAGCCATCTGAGCACAACGTG GATCAGGTCTACATGCACCTTACCAACTATTCTGTAAACAAACAGAATGATAAGTTTGAGCGACATTCTGATTTTGATCGTGGAAGCAAAAGGAGCATCAAGTCGCTTTTGCATCATCTGAAACATGCTGGCTATGACACAAATACATTGTGGCAAAATATTTCT GACTTGGTTGTGAAAACTGTGATAGTGGCCAGTCCACATCTACTTCACTCATATCGAATGTGCAGACCAGGACAGTCACCACATTCCGCAAGTGTTTGCTTTGAAG TTCTTGGCTTTGATATATTTTtggataaaaaattaaagccgTGGCTTCTTGAAGTAAACAG GGCACCCAGTTTTGGGGGTGATGAAAAAATTGATCAAGATATTAAAGGTGGAGTTCTTCATGACGCATTGAATTTAATTAACATCAG AGCTAGCGATAAAAGACGAAACCTTGCCCAACAGAAATCCATCACACAAAAAAGATTGTTCATGCATTCTAAGAGTCGCTTAACTCCTGACAACTTGTCTGCTACTGAACAACGCAAAGCTCTTGTTTCTCAAAGAAAGGAGCAATtg aaaacaaaacttgctTGGCTTCGAAAGGAAGCTGCCAGGGAAGAATTTGAAGATGCAAACATGCGTGGTTATAAAAGAATCTATCCCTGTCATGATAAGAAGCATTCTGAAAG gTATTCCAACTTAATTGCCACGGCATTCAAGATGTTTCAGACGCAGTGTGCCCCGTTACAAAGAAACGAGCACTACCGGCCAGAGAAT GAAGATATGTTGATCGATCTAATCGAGCAATGTGAAATTGAGGAAGGACTAATCCCGAAATCCTCAAAATCTCTGTCAAGCATGCCTACTCTTCCTCCATCTAGATCCGGGTCATCGAAGCATCAGCAGCGTTCATATTTTGATACCTCTTCTTCGTCTCACTCCTCCTCAGAG GATGACGAAGATGAATTTCTACATCTACATAAGAACATTTCTTCTGCACGAAGTAGAAGTAGGCAGGATGCTTTGAAGCCATCCACAAATGCAATTCATAGGAAGTCTCCACGCATTCAGAGGAAAAAATCTTTGGAAAAGAAGATGGACATAGAAGAAACCTTAACTTCTTCTTCACTTGCAAT GTACAAGCTTCCCTTACCTGAAACCCGACTCCAAACAGCTCCTGTGCGTGGAAGTAAAACACGCAATGTCCGAGCGCCTAGTGCTATAACAGCTGGCGTTCATAGGCTGCATTCACCAAACAAGTATCTGTCAAGACTGGTCATTCCGGAACCACGTCCTGTAAAATTACTATCTCAGGAACGCGAAATAGAAAGAACCGAACAAACTTTACTTGCTCTGCAGAAAACTCGGATAAAATTCCCAGGGAAATCTGACGTAGAAGCCGACAACACTTTGGATAAC ATCATGAAGAACTGGAAATATCACAAACCACGTGTGGCATCTTACTGGCTTGTAAAGCTTGATTCAACAAAGCGCCAGAAG GTGATTGACATCGTGAGGAATAGCGTCCGCATCGTGATGCAGAAGATTTGGCGCAGCTCTAACACAGACTCGCTCCGACTCACTCGTCTTTTCAATCGAGTGTTCAACAGATTACATTGGAGCCACGGACAAGGCTTGTGGAGTTGCTTCACAACCTCCAG CAATTCCTGGGAGACAATTCTTAGCAAAAGCACCGACACTGTCACACTGGTAGAGTTAAATTGCTGCCGCCGAGTAGTTCATCTTTGCAAGGACTGTCTTTTGATCGTCTATCAATTTGCGAATGACGTAAGCGACCACGTGGTTAAGGCCGACGTACCCGGACAACTTCGACCCGCCCATGAAAGGTACCAAACCAGTCAGTTGTATCGACGACCTCTAACTGAACCCACTAACCCAGTGGAACGCCCCGGCCTCAAATCCTTTCACAATGTTCCAGCGAG gtTTTCGCGGTCCTCGATTACGACAGCAAAATACCATTTGCTTTCATCGCGACCATGA